A window of the Chryseobacterium arthrosphaerae genome harbors these coding sequences:
- a CDS encoding TonB-dependent siderophore receptor, giving the protein MNKVVSFSLLLLGGVLANAQKVNDSVKHKKIEEVELFGEKKKQPQGLDAITRLPLKTRDQIQSISIISHKAIEELGALTVTDVAKNVPGVTLFSSYGGGNESMSIRGYRGVPVLKNGVQLDSDFRTAGMITDMQGVESIQVIKGSAAIGQGIGNGLGSAGGVINVVTKRPQFIDQTNVGFRYGSWDFYRPTVDFQRVLDSQGKVAVRFNGAYQNNNSFRSHVQGERIYVNPSVAFRPDNKTLINVEMDYLHDKRTPDRGTINLAPGTVEALYHMPKGKFLGYTSDYSKTETFNFATTIVRNLTDKLKVRAAFVNSVSNTDSEASSVSLPAGETNYNIRQRTIGKSQGEDINKVLQLDFIGEQIKTGFINHTFQVGFDWRETETSSTTYEAYKNSIAPGNLITARATKIGNTTYAANPLDIFDVVNGSIPNQLPVNVIYKNLGRSNAVLTPSIGAMAQDVMTIGKYVKAHLGVRYSRLNGSANESVDTWNPNFGLIVSPLPNVNVFGSYTTTTSLRSSNNFLLDGGRVGPSMTKQWEAGIKSDWFNERLRFNVTVFDIKTDHLSFTILDENYNPVVINKQTMYGLAGNLRRKGVEVELIGRILPNLQVMSGWAYLDAQYQDSPAYMNGSAPMNAPKHTANGWLNYKFNQGTLSGLDVGAGIYYVGKRPVDEWTQKTFTAGHLNSVKPGDKPFDMPEYTTVDAQVGYALKNGMGIRVFFNNIFDSVGYSSYFRGGYIDQIQPRNFAVQVNYKF; this is encoded by the coding sequence ATGAATAAAGTAGTATCCTTTTCTCTGCTATTATTGGGTGGGGTTCTTGCCAATGCGCAGAAAGTGAATGATTCAGTAAAACACAAGAAAATTGAAGAAGTAGAACTATTTGGTGAGAAAAAGAAACAACCGCAAGGGCTTGATGCCATTACAAGATTGCCTTTGAAAACCAGAGATCAGATTCAAAGTATTTCAATAATCTCCCATAAAGCGATCGAAGAGTTAGGAGCACTTACAGTCACTGATGTTGCCAAAAATGTTCCGGGGGTAACCTTATTTTCAAGTTATGGTGGCGGAAACGAAAGTATGTCCATCAGAGGATATCGTGGAGTTCCCGTATTGAAAAATGGTGTTCAACTGGATTCAGATTTCCGTACTGCGGGGATGATTACAGATATGCAGGGTGTAGAAAGTATTCAGGTGATCAAAGGATCTGCTGCAATCGGTCAGGGAATCGGAAATGGTTTGGGATCTGCAGGAGGAGTTATTAATGTTGTAACGAAAAGACCACAGTTTATTGATCAGACTAATGTAGGATTCCGTTATGGAAGCTGGGATTTTTACAGACCCACCGTAGACTTCCAGAGAGTATTAGATTCTCAGGGGAAAGTAGCTGTGAGATTCAACGGAGCATACCAAAATAACAATTCATTCAGAAGCCATGTACAGGGAGAAAGAATTTATGTAAATCCGTCTGTAGCTTTCCGCCCGGATAATAAGACATTAATCAATGTGGAAATGGATTATCTTCATGATAAAAGAACACCGGACAGAGGAACCATCAATCTTGCTCCGGGAACTGTTGAAGCATTATATCACATGCCAAAAGGAAAATTTCTAGGATATACATCTGATTATTCAAAAACAGAAACTTTCAACTTTGCTACGACAATCGTTCGTAACCTTACCGATAAATTAAAAGTAAGAGCAGCTTTCGTTAATTCAGTAAGCAATACTGATTCTGAAGCTTCATCTGTATCATTACCAGCAGGGGAAACCAACTATAATATCAGACAGCGTACCATAGGAAAATCGCAGGGTGAAGATATCAATAAAGTACTACAGTTAGACTTCATAGGAGAGCAGATAAAGACAGGATTTATTAATCATACTTTCCAGGTTGGATTTGACTGGAGAGAAACAGAAACTTCCTCTACAACTTACGAAGCTTATAAAAATTCAATTGCCCCTGGAAATTTAATTACTGCTCGTGCTACAAAAATTGGAAATACAACCTACGCTGCTAATCCATTGGATATTTTTGACGTAGTAAACGGAAGTATTCCTAATCAGCTTCCTGTGAATGTTATTTATAAAAACCTTGGAAGATCAAATGCGGTTTTAACTCCAAGTATCGGGGCAATGGCTCAGGATGTAATGACAATCGGGAAATATGTGAAGGCACATTTAGGAGTTCGTTACAGCAGATTAAATGGTTCTGCCAACGAATCTGTAGATACATGGAATCCTAATTTCGGATTAATTGTTTCTCCACTTCCAAATGTGAATGTGTTTGGATCATATACAACAACAACCTCTTTAAGATCTTCTAACAACTTCCTTTTAGACGGAGGTAGAGTAGGTCCGTCAATGACAAAACAATGGGAGGCAGGTATTAAATCAGACTGGTTCAATGAGCGCCTGAGATTTAATGTAACAGTATTTGATATTAAAACAGATCACCTTTCTTTCACGATTCTTGATGAAAACTATAACCCTGTTGTGATCAACAAACAAACAATGTATGGTCTTGCAGGAAATCTTAGAAGAAAAGGAGTGGAAGTAGAATTGATCGGAAGAATCCTTCCTAATCTTCAGGTGATGTCAGGATGGGCTTATCTGGATGCTCAGTATCAGGACAGCCCAGCTTATATGAATGGCTCAGCACCTATGAATGCTCCTAAGCATACTGCAAACGGATGGCTGAATTATAAATTCAATCAAGGTACTTTATCAGGACTTGATGTAGGTGCAGGAATTTATTATGTGGGAAAAAGACCAGTTGATGAATGGACTCAAAAAACATTTACAGCAGGTCACCTGAACAGTGTGAAGCCAGGAGATAAACCTTTCGACATGCCGGAATATACTACAGTAGATGCTCAGGTAGGCTATGCTCTGAAAAACGGAATGGGAATAAGAGTATTCTTTAATAATATTTTTGATAGTGTAGGATACAGCTCTTATTTCAGAGGTGGGTACATCGATCAGATTCAGCCAAGAAACTTTGCCGTACAGGTGAACTATAAATTCTAA
- a CDS encoding PepSY-associated TM helix domain-containing protein yields MKTLFKSLYRKRRKNEPVTKYLMWLLHLWLGLLSSIIVFIMCLTGCLYAFKNQITDLSNRDKIYITPVSDKVKSPDLIQAELLKQNKELTSLLIPDDKGKSYVIGYRENQLDKSAYYNQYTGEILGQPEVSSGRFFEAVLDLHRNLMMGNAGRQIVGASVLIFCVLLISGLILWLPKKLKFLKQGLTVMWKAKFQRVNHDLHNTLGFYTFLMLFFIAVTGLYVTYPWVKNALIVSLGGSSISNISKETDSADDAFGGLLEDMLEKQDEKKNLKDAASASIDRILKSSDRHLPYTAVTSIELPNKDNPRYVVIKTNTHNLLGMMLPDEVTFDKTGAFKTKELFSAKPLNKQFTSLAKPLHTGEIMGLPSIILYFLVSLIGCSLPVTGFLIWWHRFRKTK; encoded by the coding sequence ATGAAAACATTATTTAAAAGTCTTTACAGGAAGAGAAGAAAAAACGAACCGGTTACCAAATACCTGATGTGGCTTTTGCATCTGTGGCTGGGCCTTTTGTCAAGCATTATTGTTTTTATCATGTGTCTCACCGGTTGTCTGTATGCTTTTAAAAACCAGATCACCGATTTAAGTAACAGGGATAAAATTTACATTACTCCTGTATCAGATAAAGTAAAAAGTCCGGATCTGATCCAGGCCGAACTGTTGAAGCAGAATAAAGAGCTTACTTCCTTACTGATTCCTGATGACAAAGGGAAAAGCTATGTCATCGGATACCGTGAAAATCAGCTGGACAAAAGTGCCTATTATAACCAGTATACGGGAGAAATCCTGGGACAGCCGGAAGTCAGTTCAGGCAGATTCTTTGAAGCGGTTCTTGATCTGCACAGAAACCTTATGATGGGAAATGCCGGCCGTCAGATTGTGGGAGCTTCAGTGCTGATTTTCTGTGTTCTCCTGATCTCCGGGCTCATTCTATGGCTGCCTAAGAAACTGAAGTTTTTAAAGCAGGGGCTGACGGTCATGTGGAAAGCAAAATTCCAGCGTGTCAATCATGATCTTCATAACACACTTGGCTTTTATACTTTCCTGATGCTGTTCTTTATTGCAGTGACAGGACTGTACGTGACTTATCCATGGGTAAAAAATGCACTGATTGTAAGTCTGGGAGGATCTTCCATAAGCAATATTTCAAAAGAGACAGACAGTGCAGATGATGCTTTCGGCGGACTTCTTGAAGATATGCTTGAGAAACAGGATGAGAAGAAAAATCTGAAAGATGCGGCTTCCGCTTCTATTGACCGGATTTTGAAAAGCTCCGACCGGCACCTGCCTTATACTGCTGTCACAAGTATAGAGCTTCCCAATAAAGATAATCCGAGGTACGTGGTAATAAAGACCAATACGCATAATCTGTTGGGCATGATGTTGCCTGATGAAGTTACTTTTGATAAAACAGGAGCCTTCAAGACCAAAGAATTGTTTTCTGCGAAACCTTTGAATAAACAGTTCACCTCTCTGGCAAAACCTCTGCATACCGGAGAAATTATGGGGCTGCCAAGTATTATTCTATACTTTCTGGTCTCCCTTATCGGATGCTCTTTGCCGGTTACAGGATTTCTGATCTGGTGGCACAGGTTCAGAAAAACGAAGTAA
- a CDS encoding low affinity iron permease family protein, producing the protein MEHKNHNFFEKFSNWAVKFTGSPSAFLGAMAIVIVWAITGPFFDYSEVWQLVINTGTTIITFLMVFLIQKAQNKDSKAIQIKLNEIIAAHEKASNRIVDIEDLTEEELDQLHHYYERLSELAKKDSDIHTSHSIDAAQRNQDYKYEFFKRKHEEWLQKKQQ; encoded by the coding sequence ATGGAGCATAAGAATCATAATTTTTTTGAAAAATTTTCAAACTGGGCCGTAAAATTTACCGGTAGTCCTTCGGCTTTTTTAGGAGCAATGGCTATTGTTATTGTCTGGGCAATAACAGGGCCTTTTTTTGATTATTCAGAAGTCTGGCAGCTGGTGATCAATACAGGTACCACTATCATTACCTTTCTGATGGTTTTTCTTATTCAGAAAGCACAGAATAAAGATTCAAAAGCGATACAGATAAAGCTTAACGAGATTATTGCAGCCCATGAGAAAGCAAGCAACAGGATCGTAGATATAGAAGACCTTACAGAAGAAGAGCTGGATCAGCTTCATCATTATTATGAAAGGCTGTCAGAACTTGCCAAAAAAGATTCAGACATTCATACCTCGCACTCCATAGATGCTGCGCAGAGAAACCAGGATTATAAATATGAATTTTTTAAGAGAAAGCATGAGGAATGGTTGCAGAAAAAACAGCAATAA
- a CDS encoding DUF6843 domain-containing protein, producing the protein MKNIKTLVLLIVYMLIISSCTKQKPEPEIYLIPHGYRGKVNIIFNQLKGQEMIYEGNKIVYKVPENGILLVKAKPQYGFIKHEYYFVDASGKRTPINILFDNHTNTKETGIYRDGTVGSYGNSEQNLKFQEFYVTDKQSLDKYFSVQYNNDFSKAIKQITGTQF; encoded by the coding sequence ATGAAAAATATAAAAACCTTAGTATTATTAATTGTATATATGTTAATAATAAGCTCATGTACAAAGCAAAAACCTGAGCCTGAAATATACCTGATCCCTCATGGCTATAGAGGAAAAGTTAATATAATTTTTAATCAGTTAAAAGGGCAGGAAATGATTTATGAAGGAAATAAAATAGTATATAAAGTCCCTGAAAATGGGATACTTTTAGTAAAAGCCAAACCTCAATACGGCTTTATAAAACATGAATATTATTTTGTTGACGCATCAGGTAAGAGAACCCCAATTAATATACTCTTTGATAATCATACAAACACCAAAGAGACAGGGATATATAGAGATGGTACCGTTGGAAGCTATGGCAATAGTGAACAAAACTTAAAGTTCCAGGAATTCTACGTAACTGATAAACAATCTTTAGATAAATATTTTTCCGTTCAATATAATAACGATTTTTCTAAAGCTATTAAACAAATTACAGGAACTCAGTTTTAA